From Candidatus Saganbacteria bacterium, one genomic window encodes:
- the rpmF gene encoding 50S ribosomal protein L32, whose product MPVPKKRHSRSRQGKRRAESFRAHLPGVGACPSCGAPKRPHYACAACGTYKGRAVIRVKQKKNKAKEK is encoded by the coding sequence ATGCCAGTACCAAAGAAGCGACACAGCAGATCAAGGCAGGGAAAAAGAAGAGCCGAAAGTTTTAGGGCCCACCTGCCGGGGGTTGGAGCATGTCCATCATGCGGGGCCCCAAAGCGCCCGCATTATGCGTGCGCCGCTTGCGGAACGTATAAGGGCCGCGCGGTAATCAGGGTCAAGCAAAAAAAGAATAAAGCCAAGGAGAAATAA
- a CDS encoding MFS transporter, whose protein sequence is MEKKKNVFWIGMTSLFSDISSEMIFSLLPLFLSAIGISRAMIGLIEGIAESTASILKVVSGWVSDKLQARKGLVVVGYSISAIVKPLIALANTWYQVVAVRFADRVGKGLRNPPRDALIADSVQENERGRAFGFQQGMDTTGAVIGTLLASFLLYILGRYTNLSIVFQYRTIFWLSLIPSIFTVLIVSFMVKDVKAKEFVKSETPTNWKNLDSGFRSFLLVSAIFQFSNFSYALFILRANNMGVIAALIPIIYLVYNIIYSSLSQPLGVLADKIGKRNILFLGFALSSIMSFGFAVLNHPIYAWLLFAIYGVVSAVTNMTPRAMVADYISSELRGTAYGIYYMVIGLIALPTSAIAGLLWDRFGAEIPFLYGALIAGISAALVLLLIPRRPKLTKKI, encoded by the coding sequence ATGGAAAAAAAGAAGAACGTATTTTGGATCGGAATGACCAGCTTATTTTCCGATATCTCATCTGAAATGATATTTTCTTTGCTCCCGCTATTTCTTTCCGCAATCGGTATTTCCCGTGCGATGATCGGTTTGATCGAAGGGATCGCCGAATCGACAGCGAGCATATTGAAAGTTGTTTCCGGCTGGGTTTCCGATAAGCTTCAAGCTAGAAAGGGTTTGGTTGTTGTAGGATATTCCATCTCGGCAATTGTTAAGCCTCTGATTGCGCTCGCCAATACTTGGTACCAAGTTGTTGCTGTCAGGTTTGCCGATAGGGTGGGCAAAGGCCTTCGAAATCCTCCGCGCGATGCCTTGATCGCCGATTCGGTGCAAGAAAACGAAAGAGGGCGCGCGTTTGGATTCCAGCAGGGAATGGATACGACAGGGGCGGTTATTGGCACTCTCCTCGCATCGTTCCTTCTATATATATTAGGAAGATATACCAACTTATCAATAGTTTTCCAATATAGGACAATATTCTGGCTATCGCTTATTCCAAGCATCTTTACCGTATTGATCGTTTCTTTCATGGTTAAAGATGTTAAGGCGAAAGAATTTGTAAAAAGCGAAACACCGACCAATTGGAAAAATCTGGATTCCGGTTTTCGTTCGTTCCTTTTGGTTTCAGCAATATTCCAGTTCTCAAACTTTAGTTATGCTCTCTTTATTTTGAGGGCTAACAATATGGGAGTGATAGCTGCGCTTATACCTATCATTTACTTGGTATATAACATTATATATAGCTCTCTGTCCCAGCCGCTAGGCGTCCTTGCCGATAAAATAGGCAAAAGAAACATATTGTTCCTCGGCTTTGCATTGTCGTCTATTATGTCTTTTGGTTTCGCAGTCCTAAATCATCCGATATATGCATGGCTTCTTTTTGCAATATATGGAGTGGTTAGCGCAGTAACAAATATGACACCGAGAGCCATGGTCGCCGATTATATAAGTTCCGAACTTCGAGGAACAGCGTACGGCATATATTATATGGTGATCGGTCTTATTGCCTTGCCCACTTCTGCGATCGCCGGGCTTTTGTGGGATCGATTTGGCGCAGAGATCCCATTTTTATATGGGGCTTTGATCGCGGGAATATCGGCGGCGCTTGTGTTGCTGTTAATTCCTCGGCGGCCTAAATTGACAAAGAAAATCTAA